The following proteins are encoded in a genomic region of Microbacterium sp. NC79:
- a CDS encoding PadR family transcriptional regulator, giving the protein MSTTRLIVLGAVKQFQPVHGYFLRRELMTWHIDEWAHIQPGSIYNALRALEVDGYIEECATETEGKRPARTTYQISAAGEVELQRMLRENLWNVAPFDTQGIMTIASFMFVLSRQEVTAGLENRLAKIDALVLTNGFHVQDTLASPTTPKYVREIFDLSTSRLVAEKQWITALLERLKTGEYHFAGE; this is encoded by the coding sequence ATGTCAACGACTCGGCTCATTGTGCTCGGCGCGGTCAAACAGTTTCAGCCCGTGCACGGATACTTCCTCCGCCGCGAGTTGATGACATGGCACATCGACGAGTGGGCGCACATTCAGCCCGGGTCGATCTACAACGCATTGCGCGCGCTGGAAGTCGATGGCTACATCGAGGAGTGCGCGACGGAGACGGAAGGCAAGCGTCCGGCCCGCACGACGTATCAAATCTCCGCGGCAGGTGAAGTCGAGCTCCAACGCATGCTGCGCGAAAATCTTTGGAACGTGGCACCTTTCGATACCCAGGGCATCATGACGATCGCGTCGTTCATGTTTGTGCTGTCTCGCCAAGAGGTGACTGCGGGCCTCGAAAACCGGCTAGCGAAAATTGATGCGCTCGTTCTCACGAACGGCTTCCACGTGCAAGACACGCTTGCCTCCCCCACGACGCCGAAATATGTGCGAGAGATCTTCGATCTCTCGACTTCTCGCCTGGTAGCCGAAAAGCAGTGGATTACAGCCCTGCTTGAGCGGCTTAAGACTGGCGAGTATCACTTCGCCGGGGAGTAG
- a CDS encoding NAD(P)/FAD-dependent oxidoreductase — protein sequence MTDITRDVVIIGAGPAGTTAANQLKKAGLSVAVLEARDRVGGRTWTDVIDGAMLEIGGQWVSPDQEALIETIEELGLETYSRYREGESVYIGTDGVARRYTGDIFPVADGTKQAMLALIDQLDVLVAEVNPDEPWAHPKAEEYDEVTFADWLAQQTDDVEAQDNIALFIAGAMLTKPAKAFSLLQALLMAASAGSFSNLVDEDFILDKRVVGGLQQVSIHLAERLGDDVFLNAPVRTLEWGDDGVVAHADGDVTVRARFAILAHAPVLYDRISFVPPLPRRQHQMHQHLSMGFVIKVHAVYDRPFWREQGLSGTAFGPYELSHEAYDNTNHDDPRGTLVGFVSDKNADGVFELSAEERKARILESLSHYYGAEAKNPVVYYESDWGSEEWTRGAYAASFDFGGLHRYGKDVRTAVGPIHFACSDIAGAGYQHVDGAIRMGRLVADQLIEKARS from the coding sequence ATGACCGATATCACTCGCGACGTCGTCATTATCGGGGCGGGGCCCGCGGGCACGACCGCCGCCAACCAACTCAAAAAGGCTGGACTGTCGGTTGCGGTGCTGGAAGCACGCGACCGGGTTGGTGGTCGAACCTGGACCGATGTTATCGATGGCGCCATGCTGGAAATCGGTGGCCAGTGGGTATCGCCCGACCAGGAAGCCCTGATCGAAACGATCGAGGAGTTGGGTCTGGAGACCTACTCGCGCTACCGCGAGGGTGAATCGGTCTACATCGGCACCGATGGGGTAGCCCGCCGCTACACGGGAGACATCTTCCCGGTGGCTGACGGTACCAAGCAGGCGATGCTCGCCCTGATCGACCAGCTCGATGTGCTCGTCGCCGAGGTCAACCCGGATGAACCGTGGGCGCACCCTAAGGCTGAGGAGTACGACGAGGTCACATTCGCCGACTGGCTCGCGCAGCAGACCGACGACGTCGAAGCGCAAGACAACATCGCCCTGTTCATCGCGGGCGCCATGCTCACGAAGCCCGCCAAGGCATTCTCGCTCCTGCAGGCGTTGCTCATGGCGGCAAGCGCAGGCAGCTTCTCAAACCTCGTCGACGAAGACTTCATTCTCGACAAGCGCGTCGTCGGCGGCCTGCAACAAGTGTCGATCCACCTCGCCGAGCGTCTCGGCGACGACGTCTTCCTGAACGCTCCCGTTCGCACGCTGGAGTGGGGTGACGACGGTGTCGTCGCGCACGCAGACGGTGACGTCACGGTGCGAGCCCGCTTCGCGATTCTTGCGCACGCACCCGTGCTCTATGACCGCATCTCGTTTGTTCCGCCGCTCCCGCGCCGCCAACACCAAATGCACCAGCACCTGTCGATGGGCTTTGTGATCAAGGTGCACGCCGTGTACGACCGCCCGTTCTGGCGTGAGCAGGGTCTGTCTGGCACCGCGTTTGGCCCGTACGAGCTCTCGCACGAGGCCTACGACAACACCAACCACGACGACCCGCGCGGAACCCTCGTCGGCTTCGTGAGCGACAAGAACGCCGACGGCGTTTTCGAGCTCTCCGCTGAGGAGCGCAAGGCTCGCATTCTCGAATCGCTCTCGCACTACTACGGCGCTGAAGCGAAGAACCCGGTCGTGTACTACGAATCAGACTGGGGAAGCGAGGAGTGGACCCGTGGCGCGTACGCCGCGAGCTTCGACTTCGGTGGCCTGCACCGCTACGGAAAAGACGTCCGCACCGCGGTCGGCCCGATCCACTTCGCGTGCTCTGACATCGCAGGTGCTGGCTACCAGCACGTTGACGGTGCCATCCGGATGGGCCGCCTGGTCGCTGACCAGCTCATCGAAAAGGCGCGGTCATGA
- a CDS encoding PfkB family carbohydrate kinase: protein MSRDVVVVGSANLDLVVGVARPPQVGETLLGDALGRHAGGKGLNQAIAAARAGAPTRFSAMVGADDAGTFLQEALQSAGVSGTMLTTPEAPTGVAHIFSYPDGDNSIVVAAGANSHLTGEHVEAAVAGAAVVLAQLEVPLETVAAALAAANEADAFSIVNAAPANTDALTVLALADAVIVNETECEEFGGVDALQHLGVEMVVVTRGGDGVDGYLVGAEPIHIDAFPIVPVDTTGAGDAFCGAFATAIAAGADFETALRRGSAAGAIVAQYPGANTPELTPDAIDALAAR from the coding sequence ATGTCGCGTGACGTTGTTGTCGTAGGCAGTGCCAACCTGGATCTCGTGGTGGGTGTTGCCAGACCGCCGCAGGTGGGGGAGACCCTTCTCGGCGACGCGCTCGGCAGGCACGCTGGCGGCAAAGGACTGAACCAGGCCATCGCCGCCGCCCGCGCGGGGGCCCCGACGCGTTTTTCCGCCATGGTTGGTGCGGATGACGCCGGAACCTTCCTGCAAGAGGCACTGCAGTCTGCGGGAGTGAGCGGAACCATGCTGACGACGCCAGAAGCGCCGACGGGTGTCGCGCACATCTTCTCGTATCCCGACGGTGACAACTCCATCGTGGTGGCGGCCGGTGCGAACTCGCACCTCACGGGCGAGCACGTTGAAGCCGCGGTCGCTGGCGCCGCCGTCGTGCTCGCGCAACTGGAGGTTCCGCTCGAGACGGTGGCCGCTGCGCTCGCGGCAGCCAACGAAGCGGACGCCTTCTCAATTGTGAACGCAGCTCCCGCCAACACTGACGCGCTCACCGTGCTGGCGCTCGCTGACGCCGTCATCGTGAACGAAACCGAATGCGAAGAGTTTGGCGGCGTGGATGCGTTGCAGCACCTCGGTGTTGAGATGGTCGTTGTGACCCGCGGTGGCGATGGCGTGGACGGCTACCTTGTCGGCGCGGAGCCAATCCACATCGACGCTTTCCCCATCGTTCCGGTCGACACCACGGGTGCTGGCGACGCGTTCTGTGGTGCTTTCGCTACGGCCATCGCCGCCGGTGCCGATTTTGAGACGGCGCTGCGCCGTGGTTCCGCTGCCGGCGCGATTGTCGCACAGTATCCGGGCGCGAACACCCCGGAGTTGACCCCCGACGCGATCGACGCCCTCGCCGCTCGGTGA
- a CDS encoding riboflavin kinase has product MTALDTLMRVRGLVVPGDGRGRVLGFPTANLQLERHEVPPDGVYVAVARVEGTDGEFDATVSVGTNPTFGGERAPRVEVYLHDVTIDLYGHVMAVEFLDLLRTTVAFASVDELIAQTERDVEVSRGVHATRRGH; this is encoded by the coding sequence ATGACCGCGCTTGACACCCTGATGCGCGTACGCGGCCTTGTAGTCCCCGGCGACGGGCGCGGCCGGGTGCTCGGATTTCCTACGGCCAACCTGCAGCTCGAGCGCCACGAGGTTCCGCCCGATGGCGTGTATGTTGCCGTTGCTCGTGTCGAGGGTACTGACGGTGAGTTTGACGCAACCGTCTCAGTCGGCACAAACCCGACGTTCGGCGGCGAACGGGCCCCGCGCGTTGAGGTGTACCTGCACGATGTGACGATCGATCTGTACGGACACGTGATGGCCGTTGAGTTTCTGGATCTGCTTCGCACGACGGTCGCGTTTGCGAGCGTGGATGAGTTGATCGCGCAGACCGAACGTGACGTTGAGGTGTCGCGCGGTGTGCATGCGACCCGGCGCGGGCACTAG
- a CDS encoding NtaA/DmoA family FMN-dependent monooxygenase (This protein belongs to a clade of FMN-dependent monooxygenases, within a broader family of flavin-dependent oxidoreductases, the luciferase-like monooxygenase (LMM) family, some of whose members use coenzyme F420 rather than FMN.) — protein MVKQLRLGLFENAQANDSGTSTWRHPDNQRHLFDRLDYWAQTAKLAEDAGFDFLFLADAWGWAEVNGTRPDIATTEGLDLPRLDPAIVLAALIPQTTRLGLVATGSVLLEPPYSFARRMATLDILSGGRIGWNIVTTGTADTAVQAFGVDMVGHDERYVMADEFMQVVYKLWEEAWERDALVRDKAGIFADASKVHRIAHEGTYFRSHGYGNTQRSPQGTPVLFQAGASPAGREFGGKHGEAIFVGSGTAEQLLGHSSAIRAEAVKNGRRADEVKVMSAMAAIVGSTEAEAKAKYASVADAQDPALTVASYAWFTGLDLSSFDRDTPMKELHTELSQTQVARFADKTVGNVLDDWHAHGVGARPIVGTPEQVADTMIELADGGDLDGFLFAPTIPPASTADFVEHVLPILRERGRIAPVNDAATTLRQRLLGTSNADLADSHPGSAYRRS, from the coding sequence ATGGTCAAGCAGCTTCGTCTCGGACTGTTTGAGAACGCGCAGGCCAATGACTCGGGAACGTCAACGTGGCGTCACCCCGACAACCAGCGCCACCTCTTTGATCGTCTGGACTACTGGGCTCAGACAGCCAAGCTGGCTGAAGATGCCGGGTTCGACTTCCTCTTCCTCGCTGACGCGTGGGGTTGGGCAGAAGTCAACGGCACGCGCCCCGATATCGCGACGACCGAGGGGCTCGACCTCCCGCGTCTCGACCCGGCAATTGTGCTTGCGGCACTCATTCCGCAGACGACCCGCCTCGGTCTCGTCGCCACTGGTTCCGTTCTTCTGGAACCGCCGTACTCCTTCGCACGCCGTATGGCGACGCTCGACATTCTGTCTGGCGGTCGTATCGGCTGGAACATCGTGACGACCGGAACCGCAGACACCGCAGTGCAGGCATTTGGCGTCGACATGGTTGGTCACGATGAGCGGTACGTCATGGCCGACGAGTTTATGCAGGTCGTCTACAAGCTGTGGGAAGAAGCGTGGGAGCGCGATGCCCTGGTGCGCGACAAGGCCGGCATCTTTGCTGACGCCAGCAAGGTGCACCGCATCGCGCACGAGGGCACGTACTTCCGTTCGCACGGCTACGGCAATACGCAGCGCTCGCCGCAGGGCACTCCGGTGCTTTTCCAGGCTGGTGCGTCGCCAGCTGGCCGCGAGTTTGGTGGCAAGCACGGCGAGGCCATCTTTGTGGGTTCCGGAACCGCGGAGCAGCTGCTGGGGCACTCATCAGCAATTCGTGCGGAGGCTGTGAAGAACGGCCGCCGTGCTGATGAGGTCAAGGTGATGTCGGCGATGGCTGCCATCGTTGGTTCCACCGAGGCTGAGGCCAAGGCGAAGTACGCGTCGGTTGCCGATGCGCAAGACCCGGCGCTGACCGTGGCATCGTATGCCTGGTTCACCGGTCTTGACCTTTCCAGCTTTGACCGCGATACCCCGATGAAGGAACTGCACACGGAACTGTCGCAGACGCAGGTCGCGCGCTTTGCTGACAAGACGGTCGGTAATGTGCTTGATGACTGGCATGCGCACGGTGTGGGCGCGCGCCCGATCGTTGGCACGCCGGAGCAGGTGGCAGACACCATGATTGAGCTCGCCGATGGTGGTGACCTCGATGGCTTCCTGTTTGCCCCGACGATTCCGCCGGCGTCGACGGCAGATTTCGTCGAGCACGTGTTGCCGATTCTGCGTGAACGCGGTCGCATCGCGCCGGTCAATGACGCGGCGACGACGTTGCGTCAGCGTCTGCTTGGCACCTCCAACGCGGATCTTGCAGACTCGCACCCCGGCTCGGCTTACCGACGTAGCTAA
- the gabT gene encoding 4-aminobutyrate--2-oxoglutarate transaminase produces the protein MSTIDATVQTPLGGPTLPQERRVVTAIPGPRSQDLLNRKAAAVPAGVGHTVPIAAVAAGGGVILDADGNSFVDLGAGIAVTSVGNAHPKVVAAVQAQVAQFTHTCFMIAPYEGYVAVAEKLNELTPGDHEKRTALFNSGAEAVENAIKIARKFTGRPAVVAFDHGYHGRTNLTMALTAKAMPYKSGFGPFAPEVYRAPASYPFRDGLTGPEAAAKTISMIEKQIGAENTAAVIIEPIQGEGGFIVPADGYLQAVVDWCHDKGIVFIADEVQTGFARTGAWFASEIFGIVPDLITTAKGIAGGLPLAGVTGRADIMDASHGGGLGGTYGGNPIACAAALATIEAYEEDNMAARARDIGDVIKARFASLAESDKRIGDIRGHGAMIGIEFVDENGAPNAALTGAIAKQAMNDGVIVLTCGTYGNVIRFLPPLSIDDTLLNDGLDVVAAALAAN, from the coding sequence ATGAGCACCATCGATGCAACCGTCCAGACCCCCCTCGGCGGACCGACCCTCCCGCAGGAGCGCCGCGTCGTCACCGCAATTCCCGGCCCGCGTTCGCAAGACCTGCTGAACCGTAAAGCCGCAGCCGTTCCCGCTGGCGTCGGCCACACCGTTCCGATCGCCGCTGTCGCTGCCGGTGGTGGCGTGATCCTTGATGCTGACGGCAACTCATTTGTTGACCTGGGCGCCGGTATCGCGGTGACCTCGGTCGGTAACGCGCACCCCAAGGTTGTCGCCGCCGTGCAGGCTCAGGTCGCGCAGTTCACCCACACGTGCTTCATGATCGCTCCCTACGAGGGTTACGTTGCCGTCGCAGAGAAGCTCAACGAGCTCACCCCTGGCGACCACGAAAAGCGCACCGCGCTGTTTAACTCCGGCGCTGAAGCCGTGGAGAACGCGATCAAGATCGCTCGCAAGTTCACCGGCCGCCCCGCTGTCGTCGCCTTCGACCACGGCTACCACGGCCGCACCAACCTCACGATGGCGCTGACCGCGAAGGCCATGCCGTACAAGAGCGGCTTCGGTCCGTTCGCCCCTGAGGTCTACCGCGCACCGGCGTCGTACCCGTTCCGTGACGGACTCACCGGCCCGGAAGCCGCTGCTAAGACGATCTCCATGATCGAAAAGCAGATCGGTGCCGAAAACACGGCAGCCGTCATCATCGAGCCCATTCAGGGTGAGGGCGGCTTTATCGTTCCGGCTGACGGCTACCTCCAGGCCGTCGTCGACTGGTGCCACGACAAGGGCATCGTCTTCATCGCTGACGAAGTGCAGACCGGTTTTGCCCGCACTGGCGCCTGGTTCGCCTCCGAAATCTTCGGCATCGTTCCTGACCTCATCACGACGGCCAAGGGCATCGCGGGCGGCCTTCCGTTGGCTGGCGTCACCGGACGCGCTGACATCATGGACGCCTCGCACGGTGGAGGCCTTGGCGGAACCTACGGCGGAAACCCGATCGCATGCGCCGCGGCGCTCGCGACGATCGAAGCGTACGAAGAAGACAACATGGCGGCCCGCGCTCGCGACATCGGCGACGTCATCAAGGCACGCTTCGCGTCGCTCGCCGAGAGCGACAAGCGCATCGGTGACATTCGTGGCCACGGCGCCATGATCGGCATCGAATTTGTTGACGAGAACGGCGCCCCGAACGCAGCCCTTACCGGCGCGATCGCAAAGCAGGCCATGAATGACGGCGTCATCGTTCTCACCTGCGGCACCTACGGAAACGTCATTCGTTTCCTGCCGCCGCTGTCGATTGACGACACCCTGCTGAACGACGGACTCGACGTCGTCGCTGCGGCTCTGGCCGCCAACTAA
- a CDS encoding flavin reductase family protein, whose protein sequence is MTTAISENASRSHDLRRAFSVYPTGVMALAGIANGRPVGMAVNSFTSISLDPALVAVSAAKTSRTWPVLSALPELGMSVLANSQEPLSRLLSSRDAEDRFAHHVWNTSDGGAVLLEGAALWLTCRPYNTVDAGDHVIGLYEILDVTVFEDVEPLLFHQSRYRAIRSDDDRA, encoded by the coding sequence ATGACTACTGCTATTTCTGAAAACGCATCACGCAGCCACGACCTGCGCAGGGCCTTCTCGGTATATCCGACCGGTGTGATGGCGCTGGCCGGCATCGCGAATGGCCGACCCGTGGGTATGGCAGTCAACTCGTTCACATCAATCTCGCTCGATCCGGCTCTCGTCGCCGTCAGCGCGGCCAAAACCTCGCGTACCTGGCCAGTGCTTTCTGCCCTTCCCGAGTTGGGTATGAGTGTTCTGGCAAACTCGCAGGAGCCGTTGAGTCGTCTGCTTTCTTCGCGCGACGCTGAAGATCGCTTCGCGCACCATGTCTGGAACACGTCAGACGGTGGTGCCGTGCTTCTCGAGGGAGCCGCGCTCTGGCTGACTTGCCGCCCGTACAACACCGTTGACGCGGGTGACCACGTCATCGGGCTCTACGAAATCCTCGATGTCACGGTGTTTGAAGACGTCGAGCCGCTGCTGTTTCATCAGAGCCGCTACCGCGCCATTCGCTCCGACGATGACCGCGCTTGA
- a CDS encoding ABC transporter permease: protein MPEIGTATATLAAQDRGTQPRPIPSWLKWTNWVPTLITFLIAGALWQIVAWTNPYVIPSLEAIATTLVEDAGMYWQNFLVTLLEVVVGASGGIIAGFLVAVIMAEFHIIERAVMPLVIIVMVTPIVAIAPALVVAFGFGMIPKFIVTGLVVFFPMLVNSLAGLRDVDPRALDVFQTLHASRWEIFRDLRLPGCMPFVFAGLRIALPLAVVGAAVAEFVAAGQQAGLGSLVTTSAAQANLPVTWGAITLLCVMGVALIAVLALMRKRVLWWAEGDIVAKG from the coding sequence ATGCCTGAAATCGGAACCGCGACCGCAACGCTGGCAGCGCAGGACCGCGGTACACAGCCCAGGCCAATCCCATCGTGGCTGAAATGGACCAACTGGGTCCCGACGCTGATCACTTTTCTCATCGCGGGTGCGCTGTGGCAGATCGTCGCGTGGACCAACCCGTACGTCATTCCGTCGCTCGAAGCCATCGCCACAACACTCGTAGAAGACGCGGGCATGTACTGGCAGAACTTCCTGGTGACGCTACTCGAGGTCGTCGTCGGTGCCAGTGGCGGCATCATCGCTGGCTTCCTGGTCGCGGTCATCATGGCCGAGTTTCACATCATTGAACGCGCCGTCATGCCGCTCGTGATCATCGTTATGGTGACCCCCATTGTGGCAATCGCGCCTGCGCTGGTCGTGGCATTCGGGTTCGGCATGATCCCGAAGTTCATCGTCACCGGGCTCGTGGTGTTCTTCCCGATGCTGGTCAACTCCCTCGCGGGCCTCCGCGACGTTGACCCGCGGGCGCTTGACGTTTTCCAGACGCTGCACGCCAGCCGATGGGAGATTTTCCGCGACCTGCGTCTGCCCGGCTGCATGCCGTTCGTCTTCGCGGGCCTGCGCATTGCTCTGCCCCTCGCCGTCGTCGGTGCGGCTGTTGCTGAGTTCGTTGCGGCAGGCCAGCAGGCCGGTCTCGGCTCGCTCGTCACGACCTCTGCTGCCCAAGCAAACCTGCCCGTCACGTGGGGTGCGATCACGCTCCTGTGTGTCATGGGAGTCGCTCTGATCGCCGTGCTCGCCCTGATGCGCAAGCGCGTGCTGTGGTGGGCCGAAGGCGACATCGTCGCCAAGGGCTAA
- a CDS encoding ABC transporter ATP-binding protein, whose product MAEQVTIAHSGVEVRGVSKAFGKPGSRVTVLDNINLTIAAGEFVSVIGPSGCGKSTLLKVVAGLVEQDEGTVTVGGKSVKEASRDKLIGLVPQSPALLPWKSVIDNVKVPLKVNRKGNAGRQLRDPAELLQSFGLGQAMHKYPGQLSGGMQQRAAIARGFVFDPTIMLMDEPFSALDEINRDQQRIALLDFWQSNQKSVMFVTHSVPEAIVLSDRIVVMAAHPGRIAEIIDVNLPRPRTAESYATDEFRELEGIVRRSLHTQMEKAYA is encoded by the coding sequence GTGGCCGAGCAAGTAACCATTGCCCACTCGGGTGTCGAGGTCCGTGGCGTCAGCAAAGCTTTTGGTAAGCCGGGCTCGCGCGTCACGGTCCTCGACAACATCAACCTGACCATCGCTGCCGGAGAGTTCGTCTCCGTCATCGGTCCGTCTGGTTGTGGCAAGTCGACGCTGCTGAAGGTGGTGGCAGGACTCGTCGAGCAAGACGAGGGCACCGTCACGGTCGGCGGTAAGTCCGTCAAGGAAGCTTCGCGCGACAAACTGATCGGCCTGGTTCCGCAGTCTCCCGCGCTCCTGCCGTGGAAATCCGTGATCGACAACGTCAAGGTTCCGCTCAAGGTCAACCGCAAGGGCAACGCAGGCAGGCAGCTACGCGACCCCGCTGAACTCCTGCAGTCATTCGGTCTTGGGCAGGCGATGCATAAGTACCCTGGCCAGCTCAGCGGCGGCATGCAGCAACGTGCCGCGATCGCGCGTGGTTTCGTGTTTGACCCGACCATCATGCTGATGGATGAACCGTTTTCTGCGCTCGACGAGATCAACCGTGATCAGCAGCGCATCGCACTCCTGGATTTCTGGCAGTCAAACCAGAAGTCCGTGATGTTTGTTACCCACTCGGTTCCGGAAGCGATTGTGCTTTCCGATCGCATCGTCGTGATGGCCGCCCACCCCGGCCGCATCGCTGAAATCATCGACGTCAACCTGCCCCGCCCCCGTACGGCTGAGTCGTATGCGACCGACGAGTTCCGCGAGCTCGAAGGCATCGTTCGTCGTTCGCTGCACACGCAGATGGAGAAGGCATATGCCTGA
- a CDS encoding PucR family transcriptional regulator — protein MASASLEITPTLRALLDRSALGLRLISRESDLADGALDRTLRWVHTTDLADPTPFLTDDLLLLTTGTQFATGTAQEAESYVQRITSRGVAALGFGTEVVRDGVPPALAAACARAALPLFEVPYRTPFIAIARANAEAVAAQAYARRSWALDAQRAISLAALRPDGLGATVAELAKQLGAWVALFDAAGTMTRESPAGALTDTMRAALDDEVTAVLSRGARAGSALSIAGQPFTLQTLGRGGHLRGVIAIASTELDQEGRSVVTSVIAMAGLALEQHQSLGRSRAALRAGLIDALHANHTSFVRRVVRSSGDALPPAPVMVAVAKAPQRLDAVTEWLELRGAESRGSVFFGRHEGDLVVIIPATARERLAAFAARFDLHIGHSDATDYDTFAEALAQARLARDRGSSGVTAFADTHSAGVLGTLSEESRLVAQRVLAPLAAVDERDGSDLMHTLRTYLECNGSAESTATALGVHRHTVRARVKAAERALGLRLDTFPARAELWAAFQASPA, from the coding sequence ATGGCGTCGGCTTCGTTGGAAATCACTCCCACCCTGCGCGCCCTGCTTGATCGCTCAGCGCTGGGGTTGCGCCTCATCAGCCGGGAGAGCGATCTTGCTGACGGCGCCCTGGATCGCACGTTGCGGTGGGTGCACACCACCGATCTCGCCGACCCCACCCCCTTCCTTACTGACGATCTACTGCTGCTCACAACCGGCACCCAGTTCGCCACCGGAACCGCCCAGGAGGCGGAAAGTTATGTGCAGCGCATCACGTCGCGGGGCGTTGCGGCGCTCGGCTTCGGCACCGAAGTCGTTCGCGATGGCGTGCCGCCCGCGCTCGCCGCTGCCTGCGCCCGCGCCGCACTCCCCCTCTTCGAGGTTCCGTATCGCACACCCTTTATCGCCATCGCGCGCGCGAACGCCGAGGCGGTGGCGGCACAGGCATACGCCCGCCGGTCTTGGGCACTCGATGCGCAGCGCGCGATCTCGTTAGCCGCTCTGCGTCCGGATGGACTGGGTGCCACGGTGGCGGAGCTTGCCAAGCAGCTCGGTGCGTGGGTCGCCCTCTTTGACGCCGCCGGAACCATGACGCGCGAATCGCCCGCTGGTGCGCTCACCGACACCATGCGTGCGGCGCTGGACGATGAAGTCACGGCGGTGCTTAGCCGTGGCGCCCGCGCCGGCTCTGCCCTATCAATTGCCGGTCAGCCGTTCACCCTGCAGACGCTGGGGCGCGGCGGTCACTTACGTGGCGTTATCGCGATTGCCTCCACGGAGCTGGACCAGGAGGGACGGAGCGTCGTGACCTCGGTTATCGCGATGGCCGGGCTGGCGTTGGAACAGCACCAGTCGCTCGGCAGGTCACGGGCGGCGCTGCGGGCGGGCCTCATCGATGCCCTGCACGCGAATCACACCTCGTTCGTGCGGCGGGTGGTTCGTTCTTCCGGTGATGCGTTGCCTCCAGCGCCCGTCATGGTTGCCGTCGCAAAAGCACCGCAACGCCTCGATGCGGTGACCGAGTGGCTGGAGCTGCGAGGAGCAGAGTCTCGCGGATCAGTGTTTTTCGGCCGCCATGAAGGCGATCTCGTGGTGATTATTCCGGCGACCGCGCGTGAGCGGCTGGCAGCGTTTGCCGCACGCTTTGACCTGCATATCGGTCACTCCGACGCCACCGACTACGATACGTTTGCCGAAGCCCTCGCTCAGGCGCGCCTCGCGCGTGATCGCGGCTCATCAGGGGTGACCGCGTTCGCCGACACCCATTCGGCTGGCGTGCTTGGCACCCTCAGCGAAGAGTCACGCCTCGTCGCCCAGCGTGTGCTCGCGCCGCTCGCCGCGGTTGATGAGCGAGACGGCAGCGACCTGATGCACACGCTCCGCACGTATCTCGAGTGCAATGGTTCCGCCGAGTCAACGGCTACCGCGCTCGGCGTTCACCGGCACACGGTGCGCGCCCGTGTGAAGGCTGCCGAACGCGCCCTCGGTCTGCGCCTTGATACTTTTCCCGCACGCGCCGAGCTTTGGGCAGCCTTCCAAGCCTCCCCGGCCTAA